In the Henningerozyma blattae CBS 6284 chromosome 8, complete genome genome, one interval contains:
- the TBLA0H01720 gene encoding survival factor 1 family protein (similar to Saccharomyces cerevisiae SVF1 (YDR346C); ancestral locus Anc_5.397) — protein sequence MLKWIQGGLSAVTGIAEPEYGKDYIHTATDRVKNSKTQPYVELTREDLKWLQPEHTNVETTTFYFSNLNTGIIGFAQIIHSNIISLFTQAQFTFRIFDSNNPEKLNVWTSTKLENFEIKGTDFFADNLSLELNKELNQYHFISNVNKRSKIDIYFDQVVKGCKLGEDPFTYYGDNIEEPWGSMRHIFWPRNKVTGTIQLKRPISLEEKIVTDLKDKVEDEAEERVEEVSDDDDDESNEGDEQSNATNSVEQQENASGVVSYDDADESEYDSECDEEILEDMTIDFTKEENCYGLFVMAMQGMKPNHAAKAWNFVNFHSKEHSVMVMEFITPKSYGCTKVSVGVISNNEKVLAMTIDNDFQHLDQKVDEIGWNVPHKLKIKLSGISSELPDKQIAADDILSKDRVSSTVDVDLKTLVERVDVMAEIPQFVKNIVSGIAGTKPYIYQYADRDNFTLQVNDEKTFEKGIGWTEVTFISESDTVTKESFNEN from the coding sequence ATGTTGAAATGGATACAAGGTGGGCTCTCTGCTGTTACAGGGATTGCTGAACCCGAATACGGTAAAGACTATATCCATACTGCCACTGATCGTGTTAAGAACTCCAAGACGCAACCATATGTCGAATTGACAAGAGAAGATTTGAAATGGCTGCAACCAGAACATACAAATGTGGAAACCACCACTTTTTACTTCAGTAATTTGAATACTGGTATCATTGGGTTCGCTCAAATTATCCATTCAAACATCATCAGTCTTTTCACTCAAGCTCAATTCACTTTTAGAATCtttgattcaaataatccagaaaaattgaatgtCTGGACTTCTacaaaattggaaaattttgaaattaaaggtACTGATTTTTTCGCTGATAACTTAtctttagaattaaataaggaattgaatcaatatcattttatCTCAAATGTTAATAAAAGATCCAAgattgatatttatttcgATCAAGTAGTCAAAGGCTGTAAATTAGGTGAGGATCCTTTTACTTATTATGGTGATAATATAGAAGAACCTTGGGGTTCGATGAGACATATTTTTTGGCCAAGAAATAAAGTCACTGGTACAATCCAATTAAAGAGGCCAATTTCtcttgaagaaaaaattgtcactgatttaaaagataaagtAGAAGACGAAGCAGAAGAAAGAGTTGAAGAAGTTTCtgatgatgacgatgatgaaAGTAACGAAGGTGATGAGCAATCAAATGCTACAAATTCAGTAGAACAGCAGGAGAATGCTTCTGGCGTAGTTTCCTATGATGATGCGGATGAATCTGAATATGACTCTGAATgtgatgaagaaatattagaagataTGACTATTGATTTCactaaagaagaaaattgtTATGGTTTATTTGTCATGGCCATGCAAGGAATGAAACCTAACCATGCAGCAAAAGCGTGGAATTTCGTTAATTTCCATTCTAAGGAACATTCTGTCATGGTTATGGAATTCATTACCCCAAAGTCTTATGGCTGCACCAAAGTTTCTGTTGGTGtgatttcaaataatgaaaaagtCTTGGCGATGActattgataatgatttCCAACATTTAGATCAAAAAGTTGATGAAATTGGTTGGAATGTACCAcataaattgaaaattaaattaagtGGTATTTCTAGTGAACTTCCTGACAAACAAATTGCAGCTGATGATATCTTATCCAAAGATCGTGTATCTTCAACAGTCGATGTAGATTTAAAAACTCTTGTGGAAAGAGTTGATGTTATGGCAGAAATTCCACAATTCGTTAAGAATATCGTCTCTGGTATAGCGGGTACAAAGCCTTACATCTATCAATATGCCGATAGAGACAATTTTACTTTACAAGttaatgatgaaaagaCTTTTGAAAAAGGTATTGGCTGGACTGAAGTAACTTTTATTTCAGAATCTGATACCGTTACAAAGGAAAGTTTCAATgaaaattga
- the TBLA0H01700 gene encoding Pal1 family protein (similar to Saccharomyces cerevisiae YDR348C and YHR097C; ancestral locus Anc_5.399) produces MSGNINDSYNNRPFASNNPFRHGLTDTSMSQSQNDNQNRPWDTSNNSRGKGNITLSYTEEDSLYNDDNDLYVKRGAQTTNNISSYRNTNNSSPHSMKHAATNPFLDDLANDNNFVEETSYSIPAKDYKSNKNSTTITVTSNDDVAKNRTNNTPRYPTAEDEKKMLRQRDTRRSVEEEPYMRQPPGKTSALPPPSYEEAAGPKRANGSYPKEKSSHSSSTRQHHSSSISNGHAQSHHHHSHRERARSNAGDGHRPTHRSSLDADDDRYSYGSSDDERERERERRHRSRRSKEKRKSKMIIPKNVDTIDKLDVTGLFGGSFHHDGPFDAVTPHRNKNAKAPPVMAFPADGPNSTIGGASTAKSAMDELFGRESIDDEDHIYSSVNSNGVRRAGTIGSTMGVSRHLSLNNKDVIRPGNTNMVFLDTRTKAEAVHGETTAGLGSSTFLDGAPAPAPVSQNRMPSNNTVRRNKTFSQRMGSNNNSQYNYNDTNNGHGGNAGDFGHAGTYDRSRYGNTNLQSYQRKPDSFNSYSNGNNNNTNNIKGYNNENNEIHDDFDEDVYLDLPNNTVKKTSTGNKFLRRVKSLKVGRKN; encoded by the coding sequence ATGAGCGGAAATATTAACGATAGCTATAACAACCGTCCGTTTGCATCTAATAATCCATTTAGACACGGTCTTACAGATACTAGCATGAGTCAAAGCCAAAATGATAACCAAAATAGGCCATGGGATACATCAAATAACTCTCGTGGAAAAGGTAACATCACTTTATCTTACACCGAAGAAGATAGTTtatataatgatgataatgatttataTGTAAAAAGAGGCGCACaaacaacaaataatatttcaagtTATAGAAATACCAATAACTCTTCACCTCACTCCATGAAACATGCCGCTACAAATCCATTTTTAGATGATCTTgctaatgataataattttgtgGAAGAGACTTCATATTCAATTCCTGCAAAGGATTATAAAAGTAATAAGAATTCCACTACTATCACTGTCACTTCAAATGATGACGTTGCTAAGAACCGCACTAACAATACACCTAGATACCCAACTGCTGAAGATGAGAAGAAAATGTTAAGACAAAGAGATACTAGAAGAAGTGTAGAGGAAGAACCTTATATGAGACAACCACCTGGTAAAACATCTGCTCTACCTCCTCCATCCTATGAAGAGGCTGCTGGCCCAAAGAGAGCTAATGGTTCCTATCCAAAGGAAAAATCCAGTCATTCAAGTTCCACTCGTCAACATCATTCGTCTTCTATTTCTAATGGTCATGCACAGtctcatcatcatcattctCATCGCGAACGTGCTCGTTCAAATGCCGGTGATGGCCATCGCCCAACACATCGTTCATCTTTAGATGCGGATGATGATAGATATTCATACGGTAGCTCTGATGATGAACGTGAACGTGAGCGTGAACGTCGTCATAGAAGTCGTAGATCCAAGGAGAAGAGGAAAAGTAAAATGATTATACCTAAAAATGTGGAtacaattgataaattggATGTTACTGGCCTATTTGGTGGTTCATTCCATCATGATGGTCCATTTGACGCAGTTACTCCacatagaaataaaaatgcgAAGGCACCACCTGTTATGGCATTTCCAGCAGATGGTCCAAATAGTACCATTGGTGGTGCATCAACTGCCAAATCTGCTAtggatgaattatttggtaGAGAAAGcattgatgatgaagacCACATTTATTCGTCAGTCAATTCAAATGGTGTTAGAAGAGCAGGCACCATCGGTAGTACTATGGGTGTATCAAGACATTtaagtttaaataataaagatgtAATTAGACCTGGAAATACAAATATGGTCTTTTTAGATACTAGAACAAAAGCTGAGGCCGTTCATGGTGAAACAACTGCAGGATTAGGCTCATCAACATTTTTAGATGGTGCACCAGCGCCAGCTCCAGTTTCTCAAAATAGAATGCCAAGCAACAATACCGTTCGTAGAAACAAAACTTTTTCACAAAGAATGGGTAGTAATAACAATTCTCAATACAATTATAACGACACTAATAATGGCCATGGCGGTAACGCCGGTGATTTTGGACATGCTGGAACATATGATAGATCAAGATATGGCAATACTAATTTACAATCGTATCAAAGAAAACCTGATTCATTCAATTCTTATAGTAAtggcaataataataacaccaataatattaagggctataataatgaaaataacgAGATTCATGATGattttgatgaagatgTATACTTGGatttaccaaataataCTGTTAAAAAGACATCCACTGggaataaatttttaagaagggttaaaagtttaaaagttggtagaaaaaattga
- the MRP1 gene encoding mitochondrial 37S ribosomal protein mS43 (similar to Saccharomyces cerevisiae MRP1 (YDR347W); ancestral locus Anc_5.398) gives MWGTSKVVTNLLRSCNLRLVTKRNLHAGGLKNLIQISSLDGLFSKEGLDNAWFNRSKMYVNQLNAHLNNQQTSSSAADMLSSLNISNLESFILKYSKSSDKTDLVILASLLYNLQFSLSSLRPSLTSVALLKEKPKTLYNNDVISVLSSNSNNPSTIQGTEALSQALIGSFGSIEEFKTNFINSALSISGDGYTWLVARHKKNNFSSSSSSLVSDGLFVVNTYNAGTPFNIGKVGHLNEITSKLSNNKNMENKSQQDNLDMMVDSTSSSISYQKSVTEAQNYDRFDHNIHYIPILAIDSSPKAYLTDYGSFGKILYLNNIWNSIDWNVAQSRLPKIELAYLS, from the coding sequence ATGTGGGGTACAAGCAAAGTAGTGACTAATCTGTTAAGGAGCTGTAATCTCAGACTAGTGACAAAGAGAAATCTTCATGCTGGTGGATTAAAGAacctaattcaaatatcaTCCTTAGATggattattttcaaaagaagGTCTAGATAATGCATGGTTCAATAGATCTAAGATGTATGTGAACCAATTAAATGCTCACTTGAATAATCAGCAGACTTCTTCGTCAGCAGCTGATATGTTatcttcattaaatataagTAACTTAGAgagttttattttgaaatattctaaatcaAGTGATAAAACAGATTTGGTCATTCTAGCTTCTTTATTGtataatttacaattcTCTCTATCGTCTTTAAGACCCAGCCTTACTTCAGTAGCTTTGCTAAAGGAAAAGCCAAAGacattatataataatgatgttATTTCTGttttatcatcaaataGTAATAACCCATCAACTATTCAAGGTACTGAGGCTCTCTCTCAGGCATTAATTGGTTCATTTGGTTCCATTGAGGAATTTAAGactaattttataaattctGCTCTTTCAATTTCAGGTGATGGTTATACTTGGTTAGTGGCAAGACAtaagaaaaacaatttttcttcttcatcatcttctcTAGTATCAGATGGGTTATTTGTAGTCAATACGTATAATGCAGGTACGCCTTTCAATATTGGGAAAGTAGGTCATTTGAATGAAATTACTTCGAAATTAAGTAACAATAAGAATATGGAAAACAAGAGCCAACAAGATAATTTAGACATGATGGTAGATTCTACATCTTCGTCAATTTCATATCAGAAGTCCGTGACAGAAGCTCAAAATTATGATAGATTCGATCATAATATTCACTACATACCAATATTGGCAATTGATTCCTCTCCAAAAGCTTATTTAACTGATTATGGTTCATTtggtaaaatattatatttgaataacaTTTGGAATTCTATTGATTGGAATGTTGCTCAATCAAGATTAccaaaaattgaattggCCTATTTGtcttaa
- the SFB3 gene encoding Sfb3p (similar to Saccharomyces cerevisiae SFB3 (YHR098C); ancestral locus Anc_5.400) — translation MSEENLTSNISQLSLDQNANTGIQMKKNRRPNRAYHNMATVVPPNAFATPPMPTPPEFGMADSQNMNSPNNRVFTPKAFNSPVSSATKDNFGHVRHASVASPIQNTSHLVPTQRWEDQLNYLQKGFETATDSVPPLSTTQFYCADQGTCDPRLMSLSMYNVPRDELMRAATKLPLGVTVQPFATIVPTAPVPVVEIESDHGPLRCRRCRAYANPKFQFTYDSHAVCNICKVKMPIPSEHFAPMGIDGRRSDIATKPELHRGSVDFKVPPLYNAVKEVEPMPLHYVFLIDVSVLANENGSSLAAIDSVRSSIDFIADNQPNCKVAIIAYDNKLKFYNLRPDAETTQEYIVSELDDVFLPFYNGMFVKPDDAINVIYDTLRKIENFVNMDKYSHVAYSCFGSALQAAKLALDTITKGNGGKIICTLNALPNCGNGILVNKRDDATRKNLKCDSDFYNKIAYDLLKSNISVDTYVTNAGYIDMATTTFPSQVTSGLVNYYPHFRHGVDDGRIINDMIQNISNIVGYQGVFKVRSSNGISPFEYYLESADGITRDPLVSCLTKNTIIDVLFKYDEKLKSGDDVHFQAALLYTDIDGVRKVRCLNASGAVSDSVREVFKFINQNAVARIMIKDVIETLGDCNFAETRRIIDSKMSDILTQYRALVSGSSSTQLVLPDTLKTLPVYMLSFQKSELMRPNHQSSRGNDRVFDKLKYSQFNSAQLSYKLYPQIIPTHVLLESHDLTFFDENDQLIQIGQDSVENLSVRAGYSHFQDGGAYLIFNGEVVYLWFNEHTNRMLLQDLLSVDPSIELNQISLFSGSLPEADTDINRKVSNVLQYWRQITNRNYIPLVLLRPNIDQYYSSVISHIFVEDQSMSKIEAADNYLVTLHRRIQDNLKKQNFIKAGK, via the coding sequence ATGTCTGAAGAGAATTTGACATCAAACATTTCACAATTGTCTCTGGATCAAAATGCCAATACGGGCATTcagatgaaaaaaaaccGTAGGCCAAACAGAGCTTATCATAATATGGCTACTGTTGTACCACCAAATGCCTTTGCCACTCCACCAATGCCAACACCTCCTGAATTTGGTATGGCTGATTCCCAAAATATGAATAGTCCAAACAATAGAGTGTTTACACCAAAGGCTTTTAATAGTCCTGTGTCATCTGCAACAAAAGATAACTTTGGCCATGTTAGACACGCGTCAGTTGCAAGCCCAATTCAAAATACATCCCATTTAGTTCCAACACAGAGATGGGAAGATCAATTAAACTATTTACAAAAAGGTTTTGAAACGGCAACTGATTCTGTTCCACCTTTATCTACCACACAATTTTATTGTGCTGATCAAGGTACCTGTGATCCACGTTTAATGAGTTTATCCATGTACAATGTTCCAAGAGATGAATTGATGAGGGCTGCAACGAAATTACCATTAGGTGTTACCGTTCAACCTTTTGCTACCATTGTTCCTACTGCGCCTGTTCCCGTAgttgaaattgaaagtGATCATGGCCCATTGCGTTGTAGACGTTGTCGTGCTTATGCTAATCctaaatttcaattcacTTATGATTCTCATGCGGTGTGTAATATTTGTAAGGTCAAAATGCCAATTCCATCAGAACACTTTGCACCAATGGGCATTGATGGCAGACGGTCCGATATTGCTACAAAACCAGAATTACATAGAGGTAGTGTAGACTTCAAAGTTCCACCATTATACAATGCCGTCAAAGAGGTTGAACCAATGCCATTGCATtatgtatttttaattgacGTTTCTGTATTGGCTAATGAGAATGGCAGTTCATTGGCCGCTATTGATTCTGTTAGATCTTCTATTGATTTCATTGCCGACAATCAACCAAATTGTAAAGTTGCCATTATTGCCTATGATaacaaattaaagttttacAATTTAAGACCAGATGCGGAAACTACTCAAGAATATATTGTTTCCGAATTAGATGACGtatttttaccattttATAATGGTATGTTTGTTAAGCCAGATGATGCTATTAATGTAATTTATGATACCcttagaaaaattgaaaacttTGTTAATATGGACAAATATAGTCATGTCGCCTATTCTTGTTTTGGATCTGCTTTACAAGCAGCTAAACTAGCCTTGGACACCATTACCAAGGGTAATGGtggtaaaattatttgtacCTTGAATGCGTTACCTAATTGTGGTAATGGTATCTTGGTTAACAAAAGAGATGATGCTACAAGAAAAAACTTGAAATGTGACAGTGATTTTTACAACAAGATTGcatatgatttattaaaatctaaTATTTCAGTTGATACCTATGTTACAAATGCTGGTTACATTGATATGGCTACAACTACTTTCCCTTCACAAGTTACATCAGGTTTGGTCAACTATTATCCTCACTTCCGTCATGGCGTAGATGATGGACGTATTATTAACGATATGATTCAAAACATTTCCAACATTGTAGGTTATCAAGGTGTTTTCAAAGTACGTAGTTCTAATGGTATTTCTCCATTTGAATATTACTTGGAATCTGCTGATGGTATTACCCGTGATCCTTTAGTTTCTTGTTTGACCAAAAATACAATTATCGATGTCTTATTTAAATACGATGAAAAACTTAAATCAGGTGATGATGTTCATTTCCAAGCTGCATTGTTATATACTGATATTGATGGTGTTAGAAAAGTTCGTTGTTTGAATGCATCGGGTGCTGTCTCTGATAGTGTCAGAGAAGtcttcaaatttatcaatcAAAATGCTGTAGCAAGAATAATGATTAAAGATGTTATTGAAACGCTGGGCGATTGTAATTTTGCTGAAACTAGAAGAATCATAGATTCCAAAATGTCTGATATCTTAACTCAATATAGAGCTTTAGTGAGTGGCAGTTCCTCTACTCAATTAGTATTACCTGATACTTTGAAGACATTACCTGTTTATATGctttcttttcaaaaatcTGAGTTAATGAGACCAAATCATCAAAGTTCTCGTGGTAATGATAGagtttttgataaattaaaatattctcAATTCAATAGTGCTCAATTAtcttataaattatatccACAAATTATCCCAACTCATGTCTTATTAGAATCTCATGATTTAACATTCTTTGATGAGAATGATcaattgattcaaattGGTCAAGATTCAGTAGAAAATTTGTCAGTAAGAGCCGGTTACTCCCATTTCCAAGATGGTGGTGCTTATTTAATCTTCAATGGTGAAGTCGTTTACTTATGGTTTAACGAACATACTAATAGAATGCTATTacaagatttattatctgTGGATCCATCCATTGAATTAAAccaaatatcattatttagtGGGTCATTACCAGAAGCTGATACTGATATCAACAGAAAAGTATCCAATGTATTACAATATTGGCGTCAAATTACAAatagaaattatattcCTCTAGTCTTATTAAGGCCAAATATTGACCAATATTATAGCAGTGTAATTTCCCATATTTTTGTGGAAGATCAATCAATGAGTAAGATCGAAGCCGCTGATAATTATTTGGTAACATTACATCGTCGTATTCAAGATAATTTgaagaaacaaaattttatcaagGCAGGTAAATAA
- the YPS7 gene encoding putative aspartic endopeptidase (similar to Saccharomyces cerevisiae YPS7 (YDR349C); ancestral locus Anc_5.401), whose translation MYLLLNIILHTILLQSLRPVQSLLFEKDIINVLKKNSDLSDIERLAKLQFTEFPRLIIGKDLGTIYSNVSLGTPSQLQRLSIDIAQPYVWVRSGRNSTECDKPGSFCVNYSEYYANASNTSRVLNNNYIQNIFFVDGNAISGATYSDRILFPNMTYGNDDINIHRNSTRNFTLNATIDTHNLSVSNISFFDAYNYSSLRYGALGLGGGLVSTNLGVTGPSDPFSLLNALLNSGVIQTASYSMWFANGSSYIDTKHFPYEEKKSDYGLIVFGGVDSSLIDGTFQSFTMIPYEDTSDGLTTSGYPILPMGPIYIIANSGRTLNLTTLDFLEPVLLDSRITNSRLPASFIIQVAIQLEAMYLESLDRWVVPCSLADYNVNFDFSFGSVRIRVPLEDFLVPSGLTGDNKTIHFSQNEDACYLAMYPNTDIGFNILGTPFLKNAVIAVDHSSSQIAIGKAISGKDIYSNNINSLIPSLSSSISSDSTPSTVQAIASGTIPFAITRNNSQYNSLTMRASKIGSEIPVFPGDFWGTVDSNGLVTIGRSFYETRQRSTSTSSSSLFANLSFNSASQKTASGAGTSLKPMKSFYPHKSTPWAWISILMCSILFAIVIL comes from the coding sequence atgtatcttttattaaatattatactacacacaattttattacaaagTTTACGACCTGTTCAGTCGTTACTTTTCGAgaaagatattattaatgtattaaaaaaaaattctgaCTTATCAGATATTGAACGATTAGCCAAGCTACAATTCACTGAATTTCCAAGATTAATAATAGGTAAAGATTTGGGTACAATATATTCCAATGTTTCTCTAGGTACTCCTTCTCAATTACAACGTTTATCCATTGATATAGCTCAACCTTATGTTTGGGTACGCTCCGGCAGAAATAGTACAGAATGTGATAAACCTGGATCTTTCTGTGTTAATTATAGTGAATACTATGCAAATGCGTCTAATACTTCCCGTGTTTTAaataacaattatattcaaaatatattttttgttgaCGGAAATGCTATTAGTGGAGCAACTTATAGTGATCGTATTTTATTCCCTAATATGACCTACGgaaatgatgatattaacATCCATCGAAATTCAACTCGAAATTTTACATTAAATGCAACAATTGATACACATAATTTATCAGtttctaatatttcattCTTCGATGCATATAACTATTCTTCATTAAGATATGGTGCTCTTGGTTTAGGTGGTGGATTAGTTTCCACAAATTTGGGTGTCACTGGACCCTCTGACCCattttctcttttaaaTGCTCTTTTAAATTCTGGGGTTATTCAAACAGCTTCTTATTCAATGTGGTTTGCTAATGGATCATCATACATTGATACAAAACATTTCCCTTacgaagaaaaaaaatcagatTACGGGTTAATAGTATTTGGAGGTGTCGATTCTTCGCTAATTGACGGTACTTTTCAATCATTTACCATGATTCCATATGAAGACACTTCTGATGGGTTAACTACTTCTGGTTATCCCATTTTACCAATGGGAccaatatatattattgcCAACTCTGGAAGAACTTTAAATTTGACAACGTTAGACTTCCTAGAACCTGTGTTATTGGATTCAAGAATTACAAATAGTAGATTACCTGCAAGCTTTATCATCCAAGTGGCTATTCAATTAGAAGCCATGTATTTAGAATCATTAGACAGATGGGTTGTACCATGCTCTCTTGCTGATTATAATgttaattttgatttttcatttggtAGTGTAAGGATTAGAGTTCCTTTGGAAGATTTCTTAGTCCCCTCAGGACTTACTGGTGACAACAAGACTATCCATTTTAGCCAAAATGAAGATGCATGTTATTTGGCGATGTATCCAAATACAGATATTGGGTTTAATATTCTAGGGACcccatttttaaaaaatgctGTTATTGCGGTAGACCATAGCTCATCTCAGATCGCCATTGGGAAAGCAATTTCAGgaaaagatatatattcaaacaACATTAATTCGTTAATACCTAGCCTCAGCTCGTCAATTAGCTCAGATTCTACGCCATCAACAGTTCAAGCAATAGCATCTGGTACAATTCCATTTGCTATCACAAGGAATAATTCACAATATAATTCATTGACTATGAGAGCAAGTAAAATAGGAAGTGAGATTCCAGTCTTTCCAGGAGATTTCTGGGGGACTGTTGATTCTAATGGACTAGTAACTATTGGTAGATCCTTCTATGAAACTAGACAAAGATCAACTTCCACAAGCTCATCATCTTTATTCGCTAAtctttcatttaattctgCCTCACAAAAAACAGCATCTGGTGCTGGAACATCATTAAAACCTATGAAATCATTCTACCCTCATAAATCTACCCCATGGGCTTGGATATCTATTCTAATGTGTTCCATACTATTTGCCATTGTTATTCTttag
- the TBLA0H01730 gene encoding arginine--tRNA ligase (similar to Saccharomyces cerevisiae YDR341C and MSR1 (YHR091C); ancestral locus Anc_5.393): MSTSLLQTKLNELSIEEPKVLEGSFPEVNTVDLMRNYITQELSKISGVDESLIFPALEWTNTQDRGDLLIPVPRLRIKGANPKDLAKEWAEKFPCGKYLSKVEANGPFVQFFFDPTFLFNIVLPDILTRKEDYGSCKLVDNKKIIIEFSSPNIAKPFHAGHLRSTIIGGFLSNLYEKLGWNVTRMNYLGDWGKQFGVLAVGFEKYGSEEELAKDPVHHLFEVYVKINKDIENEGDSLPLEESTNGKAREYFKRMENGDESALKIWKKFRELSIEKYIDTYARLNIKYDIYSGESQVSQASMDKAIEIYNEKGLTHVDKGATLIDLTKFNKKLGKVLVQKSDGTSLYLTRDVGAAMDRYEQYHFDKMIYVIACQQDLHTAQLFEILKQMGFAWAKDLQHINFGMVQGMSTRKGTVVFLDNILEETKEKMHEVMKKNEVKYSQIENPEEVADLIGISAVMIQDMQSKRINNYEFKWERMLSFEGDTGPYLQYAHSRLRSVERNAKSIPPSKWTNADFSLLKEDCAVLLVRLLAQYPDVLRNAIKTHEPATVVTYLFKLTHQVSSCYDVLWVAGQTEELAAARLALYGSARQVLYNGMRLLGLTPVDRM; encoded by the coding sequence atgtctaCATCTCTGTTACAAACCAAACTAAATGAGTTATCAATTGAAGAACCAAAAGTTCTTGAAGGTTCTTTCCCAGAAGTTAACACTGTGGATTTGATGAGAAATTACATCACTCAAGAATTAAGCAAAATCTCAGGTGTTGAcgaatctttaatatttcctGCTTTAGAATGGACTAATACACAAGACAGGGGGGATCTTTTAATTCCAGTTCCAAGATTAAGAATCAAGGGTGCTAATCCAAAGGATTTAGCTAAAGAATGGGCTGAAAAATTCCCATGTGGTAAATACTTATCAAAAGTAGAAGCTAATGGCCCATTtgttcaatttttctttgatcCAACATTCTTATTCAATATTGTTTTACCAGATATTTTAACTAGAAAGGAAGATTACGGTTCTTGCAAATTAGTAGACaacaagaaaattattattgaattctCTTCTCCTAATATTGCAAAGCCTTTCCATGCTGGTCATTTAAGATCAACCATTATTGGTGGTTTCTTATCGAACttatatgaaaaattaggTTGGAATGTCACTagaatgaattatttgggTGATTGGGGTAAACAATTCGGTGTCTTAGCTGTAggttttgaaaaatatggtagtgaagaagaattagcTAAAGACCCTGTCCATCATTTATTTGAAGTCTATgttaaaatcaataaagatattgaaaatgaaggTGATTCTTTACCATTAGAAGAATCTACAAATGGTAAAGCTCgtgaatattttaaaagaatggAAAATGGTGATGAAAGTGCTTTGAAAATATGGAAAAAATTCCGtgaattatcaattgaaaaatatattgacaCTTATGCTCGtttaaatatcaaatatgaTATTTATTCAGGTGAATCACAAGTTTCTCAAGCCTCTATGGATAAAgctattgaaatatataatgaaaagGGTTTAACTCATGTTGATAAAGGTGCtactttaattgatttaactaaatttaataaaaaattggGTAAAGTTTTGGTTCAAAAATCCGATGGTACAAGTTTGTATTTGACCAGAGATGTCGGTGCAGCCATGGATCGTTATGAACAATACCATTTCGATAAGATGATCTATGTTATTGCCTGTCAACAAGATTTACATACTGctcaattatttgaaatccTAAAACAAATGGGATTTGCTTGGGCTAAAGACTTACAACATATTAACTTTGGTATGGTTCAAGGTATGTCTACTAGAAAAGGTACTGTTGTTTTCTTAGATAACATTTTGGAAGAAACCAAAGAAAAGATGCATGaagtgatgaagaagaatgaagttaaatattctcaaattgaaaatccAGAAGAAGTTGCTGACTTGATTGGTATTTCTGCTGTCATGATTCAAGATATGCAATCTAAGCGTATTAACAATTACGAATTCAAATGGGAAAGAATGTTATCTTTCGAAGGTGATACTGGTCCTTACTTACAATATGCTCATTCTAGATTGAGATCTGTCGAAAGAAATGCCAAGTCCATTCCACCATCTAAATGGACCAATGCTGATTTCTCCTTATTAAAGGAAGATTGCGCAGTCTTGTTGGTTAGATTATTAGCTCAATACCCAGATGTCTTAAGAAATGCTATCAAGACTCACGAGCCAGCTACTGTGGTCACTTACTTATTCAAATTAACTCATCAAGTCTCTTCTTGTTATGACGTTTTATGGGTTGCTGGCCAAACTGAAGAATTAGCTGCTGCTCGTTTAGCTCTATATGGTTCTGCTAGACAAGTTCTATATAACGGTATGCGTTTATTAGGTTTAACCCCAGTTGATAGAATGTAA